TATGGACATATCTAAAGTGAATGgtgtcacctaccttgagacattagatgTTAGTCTCAATGCAGGTACAACTGCAATCCCAGCCATTGAATctgagtgcttagtgcgagctttttaacgttctcgatagcgtaaaagttaactcaaatttgtatagagttggaacagcgcccctagcggcaaacgtaggcaaacgttaaaAACTCTATCGAGAACGCTCGCAATAAGCAGactgaatttattattattgttatgcgGAAATAGGCAGTTGGTGATAACTACTCGTGCGGCTCAAAAACGCCGCATCGTCAGTAAAAATAAggggaataaaataatatcgttctacaatcatttttttctctttaatactttaatttttcttttaattattatgatatctctttatattgttacgcgctggggttcgggatagataaaattccaccaaaatacaactaaaaacctgtattcaacacttagaacactgaaaacactcaacaaacactttaaaacactcaattcgcttgttccgcttcgcttcaggttatccgtttgctgtttcgcttcgtgtagttccgattactgactgactgcgtgctatccccgcaacgcttttatagtcgataccacatccctagaattatcgagaatattccatacATCTCTTGTATTGTTTCCGAtacctgacaatagatggcgttgtacttctcgagcgttctaggcgctactagatccttcgatattcgttcgactattcggccgTTCGACTATATCGCCGAAGCCTCCGGGTCATTTATACATATTGCCGGCTGTAGCTTAAGCCGGCTTACCGGCTTAACCGGccgaaaggcctccgggccaccagtaatccctcgttcataacaaaataataattgaataatagAATCATAAATAAGCTTTAAGGTTTGTGTTATAAAAAGCATGGGATCTGAGATCCTATTCTACATACACGCGTTTCTTATAAGGGTTCTTAGCGGCCGTGGCTGCTGCGACGAGGGTCGTAAGTTCTATTCCGATattgggcaaacattgtgtgatgaataggtttgtttgctctttgtgtaagtgtttattatctttatacgtagttatataaacatatatagCATGTTTATCAGTCtatggtacccataacacaggcaATCCTAATTTTAAGCCGGATGACCGCGCGTGATTTGTttacactatttatttatttcaaacgcttttatatatttaattttttacttaaattttttatttttattatttttttattgcttagatgggtgggcgagctcacagcccacctggtattaagtgattactggagcccatagacatctaaaacgtaaatgcgccacccaccttgagatatgttctaaggtctcagtatagttacaatggctgtcccacccttcaaaccgaaacgcattactgcttcacggcagaaataggcagagtggtgatacctacccgtgcagactcaccagaggtcctaccaccagtaattacaaaatttaatttcgctCCAGCACAACTGAAGCCAGCTCCGCCAGGCTACAAAGACTCCTCAGCGTGGGACAGAGATTCGGTCATGCGTCTTTTACTCCTTATAACGGAGAGCGAAGCAGCGGCACCAGTAAGGTTGGCTCTACGTAGAGTCTTGAGACCAACCCGAAGATTTATGATGGATAAGCATCAGAGCTACAAATACTTTCCTAGTTTGCACAAGGTAAGAGTGCGCTGATGGCAGAGTTATTTGATGCGACAATTTTATGATTAGAAGATCGTTGGGTAATTTATGCCTAATGGCTGTAAGTAAAGgatttgtagaaaaaaaatgatagTTTCGAAAATCTTCTCTCTTTTATATGCATAGGATGCTGAATGGGACCTTCGCTGAGGTATGCTCCATTCAGTTTTGAAATTAATGCCCTTTCCAAGGTTTCTCCTGGACGCCATGCCTATCTGTAACAAAATGCCTGTCTTCTTCAAGCCATTCATTGGTCCATGCGCAATGGTAACTAACTACATAAGATAAATTCATATCCTCAATATCATTTGCCGCGGTTGCGTTTCAAAAGCTTCTTTGCTCCGAGCTTAAATACAGCGTGACTAAATATCAGAAAGAGGAATTTCGAGCACGTTTTTTTTAGCAAATAGAAAACGACATTTACTATGAAGTGGAGACGGACGAGGACTATCAGGGCGCGCCAGATCAGTACAACGATATACCTGGCGATGATGACGTCATTGTGGTCAGCAACCCCGTGGAAGCCAGGCTGCCCAGCGCTCAAATCAGTGTTAGACTATTAAGGTACTTAACGTAATGAGCTGACGATTGATATCTCTTTTCCATGTTTGACTAGTTTTTTGCGGCGCCTTTTTAATAGAATTTGCAACAAATGATAGAATGCTATGTTTAGAGGAAGGAacgctttagaggaagaggtagacctaagaaaaaaatggatggatgaaagacgatatgtgtaagaggggagtgagcgatgAAATGAtacatgatagaggagtatggaaagagaaaacatgttgcgccgaccccaggtgactggagaAGGGCAAGAGAATGATGATAGAATGCtgttttttacattaattatgttGTACTTGTGATGTGATGGATTGTGATACGCCCGTTATTTTAAGCGAATTGATATAATATTACGGAGCGCTAAGAAAAAAGGCaggatttcttttttttgcccTTTATTGCCCTTTACTTGACCTTGATCTTGACTTttatttgcccttgtaggcaggcgagagCATACTGCCTGCCtactggtgagtggttacattCCTGGCATTCCTGTcatccaggggcagagccaagccgctgcctaccgtaagcCATTTTCTTATCAATAACCTCCTTCATTGATAGAGACATACTAGAAGCTAGAGCGGAAGCAGGCAGAATTACTCCGAAGACCACAAAATCTACGATGTGAGTACAAATACTATGAATAAATGTTTGAGGCCATCAGTGCAAAattggcctaacccacaattcatattcgtgcttatgtattgcaatttatatagaacataataaattttgatgcaaaatcggcctatccctagtttcgtcCATAGATAATAGATgcctttataaacattattttagcacgtatttttttgcctacgaagtattgtaaaggtaaattcgaacctcattatctccatactaattAAGGTaagcttaggctacttttgcGTTGACGGCCTCAAATCAAGTATGGACAACCTTTGAC
This is a stretch of genomic DNA from Bombyx mori chromosome 23, ASM3026992v2. It encodes these proteins:
- the LOC105842282 gene encoding uncharacterized protein LOC105842282 encodes the protein MASIEIRKMGWLDRVIEYHKNKFYKDVLQTNPVEIKAQLKPAPPGYKDSSAWDRDSVMRLLLLITESEAAAPVRLALRRVLRPTRRFMMDKHQSYKYFPSLHKQIENDIYYEVETDEDYQGAPDQYNDIPGDDDVIVVSNPVEARLPSAQISVRLLRDILEARAEAGRITPKTTKSTIYWKPMSSSCPGHHSTKPGTSNAQNATTVSESGSASGARETTSAPEATGAAENSTSKDAPTTKSN